AGCTTGAAAATCGTCGCTAGCGTGAAAAACGGCGTGCGTGCTTTCCGCAAACGGCTGTATTATTTCGATAAGCGAAGAAACTGGGGTCGCTTTTCCCGTGAAGGTTGGTACAATAGGAGTAACATCAAGGAGCGGACCCAATTTTCCGCTGATAAAGTCAGAATATTCCAAGTCAAGTTCACGTTCAACAAGACCGCGGACTACTACCTGAAACGCATCTTGTGCCACCTGAAATTTCACTCCTTCGTTCAATAGGTATGTAAGAGGTGTCTTGAGGTGATTGTACATCACAGAAAGAAGGAAAGTCCATGCCACTTTGGAAGCGGAACTTAATTGTACTATGGTTTGCCAACTTTACGGTGATGATGGGGATGAGCCTGGTCATGCCCTTTTTGCCTCTCTACATTGAAGACCTCGGCGTCACCGATCCGAAAGAGTTGGCGATGTGGGCAGGGCTGGTTTTTTCCGGCACCTTTATGGCCTCGGCGGTCTTCGCGCCGA
The Tumebacillus sp. BK434 DNA segment above includes these coding regions:
- a CDS encoding molybdopterin-dependent oxidoreductase, with the translated sequence MAQDAFQVVVRGLVERELDLEYSDFISGKLGPLLDVTPIVPTFTGKATPVSSLIEIIQPFAESTHAVFHASDDFQAVLPKADLQNAYLLFQQEDLPLKKGFPVRLLVPDGHSECLNVKSVVKIEFVKTDPGQTAAFGFKNTVSPEEL